A segment of the Chryseobacterium scophthalmum genome:
ATCAGGTGCTAAGAAACGTTTTGCTCTTACCGGAACTGGTAAAATCAAAAGAAAAAACGCTTACAAAAGCCACATCTTAACTAAAAAAGAAACTAAGCAGAAGAGAAATCTTACTACTACTTCTTATGTAGCTAAAGTGGATACTAAAAGCGTTCAACGTCAATTAGCAATTAAGTAGTTTTTATAAATCATTATTCGGTTTATAAGAATTCAAACAAATTCAACATTTTAACCCTGAAACGGTGCACCAAAGAGCAACATGTGTTGCCGCCCTTTTCAAAAAAACAATTTAAATTATGCCAAGATCAGTAAATGCAGTAGCTTCTAGAGCTCGCAGAAAAAAATTAATGAAACAAGCT
Coding sequences within it:
- the rpmI gene encoding 50S ribosomal protein L35; this encodes MPKLKTKSGAKKRFALTGTGKIKRKNAYKSHILTKKETKQKRNLTTTSYVAKVDTKSVQRQLAIK